A single Nostoc sp. PCC 7107 DNA region contains:
- a CDS encoding Rpn family recombination-promoting nuclease/putative transposase, whose translation MKTDSVFYRLFQEFPDIFFDLIGNSPDTASIYQFSSVEIKQTAFRIDGVFVPNVEIDQPIYFVEVQFQADTNIYSRLIAEICLYLRQNQPINDWSAVVLYPSRSVDTGDIKHYREFFISQRVRRIYLDELSSEPSLPIGIATVKLIVTSEDTAIIEARELVERTRLEINSPIKQQQLLQLIETILLYKFPTMTKEEMEKMFSISELKNTRYFQDVFQEGKEEGKQEGIEEGQRQEKLRMVARFLKLGLTVEQVAEELSLSIEEVKQAAQNL comes from the coding sequence GTGAAAACAGACAGCGTATTTTATCGCCTATTTCAAGAATTTCCCGATATCTTCTTTGATCTGATTGGGAATTCTCCTGATACTGCTAGTATTTACCAATTTTCGTCAGTTGAAATTAAACAAACAGCATTCAGAATTGATGGTGTATTTGTTCCAAATGTTGAAATTGATCAGCCTATTTACTTTGTGGAAGTGCAGTTTCAAGCAGATACAAATATTTATTCGCGCTTGATTGCCGAAATATGCTTGTATTTGCGTCAAAATCAACCTATCAATGATTGGAGTGCTGTTGTTTTATACCCAAGCAGAAGTGTAGACACAGGAGATATCAAACACTACAGAGAATTTTTTATCAGTCAGCGAGTTAGGCGTATTTATCTGGATGAATTAAGCTCTGAACCGTCGCTACCAATTGGCATTGCAACTGTTAAATTAATTGTCACATCTGAAGACACAGCAATCATAGAGGCTAGGGAGTTAGTAGAAAGGACAAGATTAGAAATAAACTCACCAATAAAACAACAGCAATTATTACAATTAATAGAGACTATCTTGTTATACAAGTTTCCCACGATGACTAAAGAGGAGATGGAGAAAATGTTTAGCATCAGTGAATTAAAAAATACCAGATATTTTCAGGATGTTTTTCAGGAAGGGAAGGAAGAAGGTAAGCAAGAAGGAATCGAAGAAGGTCAGCGCCAAGAAAAGCTAAGAATGGTCGCTCGCTTTTTGAAACTGGGTTTGACAGTGGAACAAGTAGCGGAGGAGCTTAGTTTAAGTATTGAAGAAGTAAAGCAAGCTGCACAAAATTTGTAA
- a CDS encoding ABC-F family ATP-binding cassette domain-containing protein: MLRLEHISKIYPTGEVLKDINWEVKPGDRIGLVGVNGAGKSTQLKIISGEMEPTAGEIIRPASLHIAYLNQEFEVDPSRTVREEFWTVFKEANEVQLSLTQVQHDMQTATPEELDRLINKLDRLQRQFEALDGYGLEARIGKILPEMGFEQEDGDRLVSAFSGGWQMRMSLGKILLQAPDLLLLDEPTNHLDLETIEWLETYLKGLTTPMVIVSHDREFLDRLCTQIVETERGVSSTYLGNYTAYLQQKAENQSAQLSAYERQQKELEKQQAFVDRFRASATRSTQAKSREKQLDKIERIEAPIGGVRTLHFRFPPAPRSGREVVTIKDLTHTYDDKILFLGANLLIERGDRIAFLGPNGAGKSTLLRIIMGTEPATEGSVSLGDHNVIPGYFEQNQAEALDLKKTVMETIHDEVPDWKNEEVRTLLGKFLFTGDTVFKCVEALSGGEKARLALAKMLLRPANLLILDEPTNHLDIPAKEMLEEALQNYDGTAIVVSHDRYFISQVANKIVEIRDGEFRVYLGDYHYYLDKIAEEKEQAKLDAIAAEKAAKKAAKAAKAGSKKK, translated from the coding sequence ATGCTGCGACTCGAACATATCAGTAAAATTTATCCAACAGGCGAAGTCCTCAAGGATATCAACTGGGAAGTCAAACCAGGCGATCGCATTGGCTTAGTCGGCGTTAACGGTGCGGGAAAATCTACCCAGTTGAAAATTATCTCTGGGGAAATGGAACCTACCGCTGGCGAAATCATTCGTCCTGCTAGTTTACATATCGCTTACCTCAATCAAGAGTTTGAAGTCGATCCCAGCCGCACCGTTAGAGAAGAATTTTGGACAGTATTTAAAGAAGCAAACGAAGTACAGTTATCTCTGACGCAAGTGCAACACGATATGCAAACTGCGACACCAGAGGAACTGGATCGACTGATTAACAAGTTGGATCGTTTGCAGCGTCAGTTTGAAGCTTTGGATGGTTACGGTTTAGAAGCACGCATCGGCAAAATTTTACCAGAGATGGGATTTGAGCAAGAAGATGGCGATCGCCTCGTTAGTGCTTTTTCTGGTGGTTGGCAAATGCGGATGAGTTTAGGTAAAATTCTGCTGCAAGCACCGGATTTACTGCTGTTAGACGAGCCAACAAACCATTTAGACTTAGAAACCATCGAGTGGCTAGAAACTTACCTCAAAGGCTTAACAACGCCGATGGTGATAGTTTCTCATGACCGCGAATTTTTAGATCGCCTCTGTACGCAAATTGTCGAAACTGAACGCGGCGTTTCTAGCACTTACCTGGGTAACTACACGGCGTACTTGCAACAAAAAGCCGAAAATCAATCAGCACAACTGAGCGCTTACGAACGTCAGCAAAAAGAACTTGAGAAACAGCAAGCCTTTGTTGATCGATTCCGCGCCAGTGCTACCCGCAGTACTCAAGCCAAAAGCCGGGAAAAACAACTAGACAAAATTGAGCGCATCGAAGCACCCATTGGTGGAGTTAGAACTCTGCATTTTCGTTTTCCCCCAGCGCCTCGCAGTGGACGGGAAGTTGTGACCATTAAGGATTTAACTCATACCTACGATGATAAAATCTTATTTCTGGGAGCGAATCTGCTGATTGAAAGAGGCGATCGCATTGCCTTTTTAGGCCCCAACGGTGCGGGAAAATCTACCCTATTGCGAATAATTATGGGTACGGAACCAGCCACCGAAGGCAGTGTTAGCTTAGGCGACCATAATGTGATTCCTGGTTACTTTGAGCAAAATCAAGCCGAAGCTTTAGACTTGAAAAAGACAGTTATGGAAACTATTCATGATGAAGTTCCTGACTGGAAAAACGAAGAAGTCCGCACCCTCCTCGGCAAGTTCTTATTCACTGGCGACACTGTATTTAAATGTGTTGAAGCCTTAAGTGGGGGAGAAAAAGCACGTTTAGCCTTGGCAAAAATGCTCTTGCGTCCAGCCAATTTGCTGATTTTAGATGAGCCTACCAACCATCTAGATATTCCCGCAAAAGAAATGTTGGAAGAAGCGCTGCAAAACTATGATGGGACAGCAATTGTAGTTTCCCACGACCGTTATTTTATTTCTCAGGTAGCTAACAAAATTGTGGAAATTCGGGATGGTGAATTCCGCGTTTATTTAGGAGATTATCACTACTACCTGGATAAAATCGCCGAAGAGAAAGAACAAGCAAAATTAGATGCGATAGCTGCGGAAAAAGCTGCTAAGAAAGCAGCCAAAGCAGCCAAGGCTGGCAGTAAGAAAAAATAA